CTTGTTTTGGTTGGAGGAGAATCGGACATTTTCCTCCGCGTatttaaaaaactataaatgaGACACATATTATATAATGAGAGATATGTTTATGATATACTTTACTATACtttcaatttaatgttttaagttatttaaTTTCGATCTGCTTCGATTACCGTTTTGTTACTAGAACAATTCTTGAACTAAAACAAACTCATGCAAGGTAAAATTTTGTGGACGAGACACAATAATTCAAACATATGCCTTTTCCTGAAAAAGTGCTGACGACTTCTTAAACTGTTATCTCCTCGTCGatcaacatttttaatgttttcagcTGCCTtatttatgactttattcaaagagaaaattttgatttggaaaaaaatattgcaattgaACTTGTGTCTAGATTAcactttttttcagaaataaatcAGATTTCGGGGGGACTTTTTTGTATCAACAGGAATAACTATCTTATGTTTAGCTGTTTTCTAAACGcaaaattgtgataattttcaatatttgcatTTGAGATGATATTTAGCCATAGTTTTGGTATACTTTGTCCGTTTACGCGCATTTTGAGAATTTCTTGGCTTTTAAATTACTATAAATTTGTAAGCTTGCAAAACCTTGAGGCAACTTTGCCCTGTAGTGGGTTTGGATTACAATCGTTGTCGGCCACCTTTCTGTTAAGCAGCTTAGCGATTTGCGTGTAATTTTGATTCCTGAATCCATTAATTACCTTTCAAGCAGTCTCTTTTATTTTGTGGCTTGAACATTACGATATCAATATATTACAATATCCCCAGCATAGCTTCAATAAATGCGCTAAACTTTTATGAACTAAGTCTATTCAGATATTCaacaatttaaatatacataaatttatgatacgttaatttataatacatctttaatttgaaaCGAAGAAAGTATGCAAAAaagcaaaaactaaaataaaatacgaaCAAAGTAACAAAccttacaaaacaaaatcatgaaacataaaaaaaaaaacacttaaaattcCACAAAACAATTTTCACATTGAGCATCATCAGCGGCCAGATTACATTACCAATTACGAAAGTAGGGCTCTTCAGTAAGCCACATACTTAGTCATTTCCTTACATATGTAATGCAAGTCAAAGAAATCTTGAATTTTACAGGTAATCCAAAAAGGAGGTTCCGAAACATCAATAAAGCCTAAAGGTCGACCTAAAAAAGACACTCCACCTAGTTCACCGAGGAGTGCCGAAAAACAATGTGACAGATCAATCAAGGCCAATAACTCTGTGACAAACAATTATTGTGGCAATTATTCACAGTTTGAAAGTCAACGATCAAATCTCACATGACTGGTCATTTAATTaccatttgttatttttcattaaagatatgattgaaataaaatccattttatttttattggtttgCTATTATGCTATCAAAGTGAGCAAATATGCATGGAAAATCATAATTGTATAAGTAAATTAAGTAATACTAATAGGAAGGATGTTGTATGTATCTTTGATAATAGTATATGGAACAATGGAAAACAAAATAGCGTAGTTGTAAACCAAATATCACCAAAgagaatacaccttatcgctattttcgaaattaaaattgaagtaaaaaaatattttgttttaagtatttACGGTAGTTAAACATGTCTCATCAAAAGGTATCATGcatgttgaattgtttaaacagggtcccagatagcttcaactggatgaaaaagttgtgtaattttagaacttatccggaatggaataaatagcgattaggtgtatgGACTTCATAGGGTCTGGTCGTTGGAAAACATGTTAATattttagcatttattttcgatgtgAAGTGTAAAGAAAATCTAGATAGTTTCCGTTTCTATTAACTAACACACATTATCAGGGAAAAATCTGTTGTTGTAGCATTAATAGATTTCGTAATTAATATAATCTTGCGAAAACTAGAATAACAAACATActaaactccaaggaaaattcaaaacggaaagtccctaatcaaatggtaaaatcaaaagctcaaacatatcaaaagaatagattacaactgtcatatacctctgacttggtacaggaatgttcttatgtagaaaatgatggattaaacctggttttatatttagttgaacctctcacttgtttgacagtCGTAACAGTATTTCTAACACAATGTACTCTGAATATTTGAACGCCAAGTATTAAAAGTATACATATAGCAAAGACAACTCATACAATTTGGCCACTTTATCTTCAAGAGTACCGGTGTtatatagccattcttcccccatgccaGTTTTTCCCCCGGGGGAAAGACCGGCATTAGCCAATATTTCCCCCTTGGAAAGTTTGGATCATTGCCATTCTTCCCCCGCGGAAAATTGACAATACGTATACATATAGTCACTTTCCCCCCATGCCAATCTTTCCCCCTATATTATAGATATCACTGTAGATATATACACGTCTGAAAATTAACCCGAACAGTGTTAGAAATAGGTTTATAGATACAAATTTTTAGttcttttacataaacaaaagtCTGTCTGCAGGTTTATCAGTCTATCTATGTTTCAACTAATCTGTCTTTCTTTGTGTCCCCTAGTCTTTATACATTATCAACTGCATGTCTGTCTGTATGTCGACAAGTCTGTCTACATATTCACCCGTCTGttcacatgtttaccagtcttTCTACATATTCAACCGTCTGTTCAAATGTTTACCAGTCTGTCTACATATTCATCCGTCTGTTCACATGTTCACCAGTCTGTCTATGCTCACTAGTCCGTCTATATTTTCACTAGCTTTGAAATAAgtttcagtaactgcgagtacttttATTTCGGtgttttgtttctattgtttttatgtaagtGATTATTGTGCAACGTATCAACATATTTAGTGAAGCCAATttcaactgatattttttttcttgcggtGTGCTGTCCTAGGTTGGGTTCATTGGGGAGGGTTGAGTTTATGGCCATCACATTGTTTATGCACCAATGCCCATTCGAAAGCCAGGAACATGTAGTACCGGttacagtggttgttgttggttcatgTCGTTTGAGTTtggtttttttgtaaattattttgtaatcaataagccttttatttttgtttgttttgttgcctTATTTGTATGGTCGGAGcattttatagccgactatatatgtttttttctttcttttggaGGCCGTACGGTGGCCTTTTATTACTTACTACCAGGTCCGTGTAACTCCGGTCGATATTTGTATCATAAGTGCTAGATCGTGGTCGACCCTATATATACACCTTTAGGTCAGGTGGaatatttttgtagatcttgtacAGCGAGTCACAATAATAAAGGTAGTTCCTGTACTTCCGATCCAAGTTTCCACTGCACGTCTCCCATACTGGTTGGAGAGGGGGTTCATATCTCCCCTAGGTTTGATGAAGTTTCACACTTATCGGACTTCTTCTCCTGAATGAAAGCTTAAAGACGATGAGTATTTTTCTCTATCCATGCCTTTGATGGGTACTTTTACCTTGTGGTACAaaaatgatttatcatgtaaagTCATAATCTTCAAACTGACCAGAAGTGGTTGTATTCAGTAGGTCAATGATACCAAGGGTTCACGATTGAGAATGGATGTGATCACTGCATCAGAATGTCCTTCGTGTGTATGTATACATGgtgtatataaatacatatcaatttatattagaatcatattcaaaacagtgtggtcctggccattgattgacgacctaaattatcccattgactgggactgATAAGGTGAACGTTCGTcagtaacaatcactgctcactatgtacttgttaaagacactgaatctgtggggtcaccaaaggttctttacacctaaataaagcaattcgaaaaacgaatccggaataatacattgtgttgatttatatcaataatataaatcaaaacataaaggttattcctgaataatttttcgaataattttattattaaaggcgttaagaacctttggtgaccccatagTTTAAATTCtgtaataagtaagaagtgaacaatggtcgttacagacaaacgttcacctaatctgtcccagtcaatgggataatttaggtcgtcaatcaatggctagaaccacactgttttgaatatgattctaataCGATGAAGCTTTGGTACCGCTAAACTAATCAAAAAAGATAATATTCTTTTTTcaggataatttttttttttcaggataAAAATTTCTAACTGACGTCGCCGACGTTATAAGTTTATAAAGGGGAAAAAATAGCTTATCATGCCGCAAAGGGGAAAAATTGGCCTGATCCTCGTTTTCCCCCTATAACGTTGAGGGGGAAAAGTTGGATCATGCCAATTTTTCCGCGGGGAAATATTGGATCGATCCAGTTTTTCCCCCCGGAAAAATtggcatgggggaagaatggctataGGACACCGGGAAGAAGATTTCAGTCATTCTTATAATATGCATGTCGCCCACCTTTGTGAGAAAgttctataaatataaataaacgaATACAATTATAACATATTGTCAACTGAACTGATTTATAaaactgagagagagagaaaaaagacaaacaaaaatgcaCAACTCAAAAAATTTCATTCTAGTTTATAATTTTGCTGCATTTCAAAAATCGGTATTATTTGTAACCTTTCAATCGTTTCATAAAAACTGTTAAACTATTTGCAATCAACACTATCCAATCCTGTCTGAAGTTTTGAAAACTGTGACCTAGTATTTTAGCACATgtcaacaaagtttacattatgTCAAAGGTGTTTGGCTGTTAGACAACTTTCAGgtaagttaaaatattttttacattttattttatcttttttttttattatatctgtTTTAGGGTAAACGTATCATAgataaaaatacacaatatgatgtcatatattcaattattttactaaCAAATATCTGTTTAGTAAATATAGAaacccaatttttaaaataattctttaaaaatccAAGAACTTGTTTTTGTGGTATAAGTGGTCGGAAATATATTAGatcttgacaaaaaatatttatttttcaatttttcatttttttccattgaGAGATTTTATAATGACTTGCTTCACGAAATATctgagaaattaaaaataaaatagacattttacaTCGCTCTAGAAATCCCTATTGAACATTCTGAATGAATTGGACATTCGAACAGCAACAACGAATTTTAAAAAGTCTGGTTTGTCTACAGACCGTCCCAATAACAATAACGTTACTACATTTGATAACCAACACAAGgggaaagtaaaaaaaaaagtgttttaccATAATGCTTTTACGTGAATTTGAAGGGCCCGTGATTCAACAAATAGAGTACTTTAGTAAATGAATTGACGCCCCTGTTTAGAAAATCTCGATCTATGTATCAAagttatcatatatttattaactttAATGTGTCAGTCTTTGAAATAAATTAGACAATGTAGGAGACATCCAAAACATGGCCGAAAAAATATGGTTAGAATGAAAGCAAAATAAAGAGTCTTATTCATTTCAACCATACAATTTCTTGATATACCTGATCAGGAAAGGGAAACGAGTGTTATATTCATGCaccattatatattttaaacttaaaataatcGAAAATTGAGTGGGTTattatttgtcatgttttaacCTCTCTTTGGTTCTCAGTTGACATATTAGCTCTTTCAAATGTCATCTGGCCCAgtctatattttcaaaattcgtATTATTATAAGAACACTGGAATGTCATTTGGATTTGTCTATTGTTGGAAAGttttgagatttaaaattaagaaataattccttcatgtcatgctctatgctcattttaacatgggtaggcattatatttgtcgatattttacactgagcgttagcgaggtgtaaaatgtggtcaaatataatgcctactcatgttaaaatgagcatagagcatgacatgaaggaattatttcgattctaacatgacaaatacaatatatctataggtcgaagcgtacaAAAATATCGTAAGACTGTTTGGCTGTTCTCGTTTCCTCCCCGAGGAGTTtgtatattacatttcatatttgataagtttaaaaactacgacCAGGGtgaatatatgttgtttgataaaaatatacaataaaagttTATGCTTGCTGCttaaatgttaatatttaaaaggataacgatggaaataacgttaatataaaaagtctgtgcgcatgtgtcaaacatattttttgtgctcAATAAAACACGActttgttaacaaagcgtaataaggacgtcatattagaactGTTCTTTTGACTTATGTACTAGTATATTGTTTCAGATCGTATGTTGACCTCTAACATGTGTTTGCATTGTCTTTTGTAAAGATCACAATTTAaactataaaatgtattttgggAGTGTTACGGTGCCGTCTTATTGATCTTCAATTACCTCGTCAttagttattttaaaatcaaaggaaatataaaaaatattataaaaatgtaaaacgaattaacaaaaagaaaaaaatacaaaaaaaaaaaaaatacaaaaattcaaaattacaatttaagaCTTACacaatttaatcaaataataatttttacagTTTGCCTATAATTAAGGTCTTACTGTTGTCTTCTTTGATTGACACATAGTGTTTGTAACATACTATAGTACGGTATGGAACGGGTAAATGGGTTAACACCCTCCTGTTGTCCGTCATGTATAAAATGTTGGTCACACTTTCATTCATCAGGTTTATAAAATTCCTGATAACCGATCTTACTCACAATAGTCCTTTTTTATATAggtaagaccgttggttttcccgtttgagtggtttcacactagtaatttttgatATTACTAGTGGGTCCCTTTGTAGCTTGCTGTGCGGTGTGAGCCaatgtaccttgacctataatggttaacttttataaattgtgacttggatggagagttgtcttattggcactcataccacatcttcctatttctattgtatgaaatattcttagCAGTTTAAATTTCCAAGAAAGTTCAAATTTATAACGTCATCCAGTTCTAAGTCTTACTGATAGATGTATTGAGAAGTTCAGATGCATACATTTCGATACCCAAGTCaagttatataaattatgtttttttttttttatttcaacttcgTTAAGAATGTTTTTCAATGATAACTGTacattattttagttttataaaaagaagataaatccttaattttcataattgcaATCATCATTTCAGAATGAATTCAGATCAAGAAAATTCTAAACCATCTGTGTTTGATCGTTTATCAGAGGATATCAGCAAGCATAATGAAAAATCTACACTGCAGAGAATATCGAATGCTTCAGGTATTTCAGTACAAAATACGAAATTTACTGGCAGGCCACAAAAGCAATGTCAAGCACTCCAATGGAGTAAATCAAAACTTggacaaacaatattatatgGAAAAACAACACACCAACGACACCTAGAAACTAAGATTGCAAACATTGAAAGGCAAAAGTTACAGTCTATTAGAAACATGGAATGGAAACAATTAGATGTGTTCAGATCTCTGGCAAATTCTAAATTAAACGATGTAAGAGAGAAAGAAAACATCAGCGCAGCCTTTCAGTCTTCCATTGACAGAAGAAAACGTCAGTTTATGGCAGAACAAACAAGGAGTGGAGTTGTAAATTTTCCGAGTTTGTCCTCATCGCACTCGCTCGTATCGAGTAGTGGAAACTTTACAAATGTGCAAAATGAAAATCAGAAAAAGCATTTAGGAGACTTGTGATAAATCTGCGATGGTATGACAACTATCTGTGTTGAATGCATTTCGTATACATATGCCATCATATCAAAATGTGctttatatttctctttcattCTAGACGGTATTGTTCAATAATGCCACCAACAATTTTTATTGCATTGCCCGCAACTATTTTATCTTGACCCTATATGACATCGATTATCTAACACGGGTAATATATATCCTTTCTGAATGTCTAAATAAAtgtcaacattttttaaattcttatcaaaatgacaaaatatttccgTAAGCTGGTTGTTTGTAGCCTACCATCCACTAGTCAATGCtactttaacaaattgtgaGTTGGatgaacagttgtctcattggcactcaaaccacatcttcatatctatatagatatatataaaatgtataacgATTGAACAACAAAGACAAAATTAATGGACGCAACCATAAATCACCATACAGCCTTTCAACAATTAGAAAACCAATACCATTGATTAAGCTTTAAAATCCAGAAAAGACAAATTATAGAATAAGTAAAACCAGAAACAAAACATTCCTATAAACGAAAAGCAACTATGAAAGACAGCTGTCAACGACATAAAGCTCATAAAGAATGAGGAGAGAAACATGTTTGCGGGTACCCATTTCTCCCTTCACCTACATCAGAACAACATAcgaacaaactttaaaaatcaattgaaataggcTTTCCTCAACAAATCAACACAAAGCacaaagatacaaaaaaaaacgactCACCAAAAGACAACAAGCACCGACCTAAAAGTAAACATATTTCACAGATCAAAATATGAAGCAGTACGCTCATAAAATTTAAGTGTAAAGACGCAAACATTAAACAACAactatcaaaataaagacaaaaagcATCGACCTTACACTACACACAGCTACAGAAATAAAGTACAAAGCAAAACACAATATTGTTTACAGACTAAAATGCAAACCTGTACACATCAAATGAGGATAAAGGCGACAAAACATGAACTAgtgtaatatcaaaataaaggtATCCACATGGTAGAAACCTTCTACatgtaatatgtatttcataccgaaatgaaatttaaaagagaCACGTGTTACTTTATTCAGtatgtaatatatatgcaataaaCTAATAGCTTtagttaaacaataaaaaaaaaagcgcaATTCAAAAAGTTCAATAAAGATTACAATGTACATGTTGCAATATGCAACGtaaaatgatttcttttattcgattatttacaaaacacacATATGTTATTGTGGAAAATGCGCCCACCATTAAGAACAGAAAAGGACAATAGCACCCTTTCCGTAATATCGGAAGTTTTCCGACCTCGATCTCCTATAATGGAAATACGCATGTATTGTCAAATAATCAATGGTCATATGAAACATTTACAATATACAGCCTTTGTCATTTTATAACCTTACTGGTCTCTCGCGTTCAAGACCTTTACTAGGGGAAAGCAGTCACATTAACAGTCCCGGAGTTCGTTGTAGTAAAACCACATAGTagtataactttttatttataaattatagaaaTGCAGATGGTATCAAAGGAATGCAACCCTATTGTATTATCTCTTTTGGGTAAATACTAGGATAAgcttttt
This is a stretch of genomic DNA from Mytilus trossulus isolate FHL-02 chromosome 6, PNRI_Mtr1.1.1.hap1, whole genome shotgun sequence. It encodes these proteins:
- the LOC134721647 gene encoding uncharacterized protein LOC134721647; protein product: MNSDQENSKPSVFDRLSEDISKHNEKSTLQRISNASGISVQNTKFTGRPQKQCQALQWSKSKLGQTILYGKTTHQRHLETKIANIERQKLQSIRNMEWKQLDVFRSLANSKLNDVREKENISAAFQSSIDRRKRQFMAEQTRSGVVNFPSLSSSHSLVSSSGNFTNVQNENQKKHLGDL